One Streptomyces sp. CG4 genomic window, TGGTTCCACGGGTCCGGGATGGGCGTGGGCCGGCACGGCGGGTGTGGCCAGCGCGGCCAGCAGGGCCGTTCCACGGATCAGAACGTCGCGTCGGTGCATCTCGGCTTGCCTTTCGCTCCTGCGGGTGGGGGGTGGCCGTCGGCGCCGGCCCGACCCGGCCACGGATGCGCGGGGCCGGGCCGGCGCCGACGGAGGTGCGGTCAGCCGGCGGGCGGCTGCTGGATCTCGGCGGCGGTCAGGACGTGGCCGCCGATGCCCCAGCCGCCGTCGGGCACCTCCTCGACGAGCACCAGCGTGGTGGCGCGGGCACGTTCGCCGTAGATCTCGCTGTACAGGTCGGTGGTGCGGGTGATGATCTGCGCCTTCTGCTCGTCGGTGAGGGTGCCTGCGGGGACCTTGAAGTTCGCGTACGGCATCGGTTTCGCTCCTGCCAGGGTTCGGATGGGTGAGCCGCGACGTCGTGCGCTCGCCGCCCTCCCACCATCACCCGGTCTGCGGGCGGCAACCAGGCTGTGCACACCCTGCGGTTGCCGGCCCCTGGTTCGCACGCGTCGTACACGGCACGATGCGGGCGTGGACCTTTCCGAACTCGCCGCGTTCCTCAAGTCCCGGCGGGCGCGGATCCGGCCGGGCGACGTCGGTCTGGCCGCCGGGCCCCGCCGCCGGGTACCCGGGCTGCGGCGGGAGGAGGTGGCTCAGCTCGCGGGCCTGTCGGCGGACTACTGCACCGAGTTGGAGCGCGGGCGCGGCACTCGGCCGTCGGCGCAGGTCCTGGCCGCCCTCGCCCGTGCGCTGCGCCTCGGCGGCGACGAGCGCGACCATCTGTTCCACCTGGCCGAGCGTCCCGTGCCCCCAGCCGCGGGCGGCCTGACCGCGCACATCACGCCGGGGCTGCTGGCGCTCCTCGACCGGCTCGCGGCGACTCCCGCGCAGATCATCACCGACCTGCACGAGACCCTCGTACAGAACGAGGCGGCCATCGCGCTCGTGGGCCGGCAGCCGACCAGGCGCGGGGCCAGGGCGAGCTTCATCCACCGCTGGTTCACCGATCCCGCCTCCCGCGCGATCTACCCCTCGGACGAACACCCGCACCAGTCCCGGGTGTTCGTCGCCGACCTGCGGGCGGTTGCTGCCCGGCGCGGCCGTGATGCCGAAGTGGACGGTCTTGTGGGCGTGTTGCGGCGGCACAGCGAGGAGTTCGCGGCGCTGTGGGACACCCGTGCCGATGGGGGCGCCAAGGGCGGTCGCGGCGCTGAGGCCGGCCAGGACCGTGGCGATGGCGCGTCCCCGGCGCTCAGGCGGCGCGAGCGCGGCGGCCGCAGCGACGGCGGTGGGGCTGACCAGGGCGCCGCCGAGCCCGGCGACCGCCCGTGAGGCCAGGGCCACGCCGAAGACGGGGACGAGGGCCGTCAGGAGGTTGCCCACGACGAAGATGCCGAGCCCGGTGAGGAACAGCCTGCGACGCGGCCACCGCGTGGTGGCTGCTGCCATGACGGGGCCGAGGACGGCGTAGGAGAAGGCATAGGCGGTGATCAGCCATCCTGCGGTGCCGACGCCGACACCGAGGGAGTGGGCCGCGCCCGGCAGGATCCCGGCGATCACGAAGCTGTCGGTGCCGATGGCGAACATTGCAGCGGTCAGTACGAGGAGTGATCGGTACACGTTGGAGGTTCCCCCCTGATGTAGGGGATCGGATACGGAAATGGCCCGCGGCGAGGCCGATCACATGCGGATCGGCTTGTATGAAGGGGCAGTCCGCTCAGGGGGTCACGCGATCCTTGACCCCTTCGAGCGTCGGCGATGGTCAGAAGACCTGGGCGTAGCAGCCCACGGCAACGGCTGCCGAGAGCGCTGCCAGCGCCATGGCCATGAAGGGTTTGGGTATGTGCATGCCGACCCGGCGAAGCGCACCTATGTCCCTGACGCACCTATGTCCCTGACGAAAGGGGGCTCAGCCCAGATAGAAGTCCCTGCGAGCGGCCACGAACTCCTCGATCGACTGGGCGGGGGTGCCGGTCACGCGCTGGACGCCGTCGGCTGTGCGGTCATAGCGGTTCTCCCGGTGGAGCCGGGCCATGACGGCGATGTGCCGTTCGACGTGCGGCGGCAGGCCCACCTTGGCGAGCGCCTCGGCCTCCCACTTCTCCGGGGGCACGTCCACGTAGGTCACCGGCCGTCCCAACGCGTGGGAGAACTCCCGCGCCAACTCGTTCATGTCGACCGACCGTGGCCCGGTCAGTTCGTAGACCTGCCCGATGTGCGGGGCCGGGTCGCGCAGTACGGTGGCGACCACCCTGGCGACGTCGTCCACGGCCACCGGCGAGGTGCGTCCGGTGCCGAACGGCAGCGCGATCGTGCCGTTCTCCTGGATCGTCCGCGCCGCCAGTGCGGTGAAGAGGGGATTGTCCAGGAACGATGTCGGCCGGATGTGCACCACCGGCAGGCCCGACCAGTCGAAGACCTGCTCGGCCAGCCAGTGCAGCCGCTGCTGGTGCGACTCCGAGGTGCTGGTGGCGGTCATCTGCGACACCGTCATCTGCGACAGGTCGACCAGTGCGTCCAGCTGTCCGTACTCCCGCGCGACGGAGGCCACCACGGCGGCCGCCAGCAGGTGGTCCGGCGACACGGGCATCGCGAAGTACATCCGTGACACACCCTGCAGCGCGGCCGCGACGGTCTCGGGCCGGGTCAGATCGCCGATGACGACCTCCGCGCCGAGCCTGCGCAACTCGGCGGCTCGCTCGTCCTCGCTGCGAACCATGAAGCGCACCGGCACGTCCTGCGCGCGCAGATACTCGAAGACGCTGCGGCCTACGCCGCCGGCGCCGGGAATGAGAACGAGATTGCTGGTAACCATCAGTTTGTTTTCCTTAATGACTCATCGAGAACATGGCTGTCGCAGCGCCGCAGCAGGGCCGCTGAGGGCTCGGGGAGAGCCGCCTACTTGGTCGTGCCCCAGAGCTGGCC contains:
- a CDS encoding 4-oxalocrotonate tautomerase family protein, which encodes MPYANFKVPAGTLTDEQKAQIITRTTDLYSEIYGERARATTLVLVEEVPDGGWGIGGHVLTAAEIQQPPAG
- a CDS encoding helix-turn-helix transcriptional regulator, with the translated sequence MDLSELAAFLKSRRARIRPGDVGLAAGPRRRVPGLRREEVAQLAGLSADYCTELERGRGTRPSAQVLAALARALRLGGDERDHLFHLAERPVPPAAGGLTAHITPGLLALLDRLAATPAQIITDLHETLVQNEAAIALVGRQPTRRGARASFIHRWFTDPASRAIYPSDEHPHQSRVFVADLRAVAARRGRDAEVDGLVGVLRRHSEEFAALWDTRADGGAKGGRGAEAGQDRGDGASPALRRRERGGRSDGGGADQGAAEPGDRP
- a CDS encoding NAD(P)H-binding protein — protein: MVTSNLVLIPGAGGVGRSVFEYLRAQDVPVRFMVRSEDERAAELRRLGAEVVIGDLTRPETVAAALQGVSRMYFAMPVSPDHLLAAAVVASVAREYGQLDALVDLSQMTVSQMTATSTSESHQQRLHWLAEQVFDWSGLPVVHIRPTSFLDNPLFTALAARTIQENGTIALPFGTGRTSPVAVDDVARVVATVLRDPAPHIGQVYELTGPRSVDMNELAREFSHALGRPVTYVDVPPEKWEAEALAKVGLPPHVERHIAVMARLHRENRYDRTADGVQRVTGTPAQSIEEFVAARRDFYLG